One genomic region from Candidatus Defluviilinea gracilis encodes:
- a CDS encoding MFS transporter: MIHQIRLSLAGRFPALTSRDFAIFWLGHLLSLVGTSMQNTAQPLLAYRLSGRPLDLGVIGFAFALPTFFLAFPSGVLVERWDKRKAVMILQAVMMIETLVLAVLTLTGRIQIWHIIVLSMVLGIATTFEITARQSMLIELVGGDLLPNAIALQSTAFNMSRVLGPALAAPLLLILPSNGEGWIFLLNALSFGAILISLFSVRLMHRVEPTPSNQSIARDFLDGGRYILAHRNIAAIILLAAILGLFGMPVMQQIPVLAKMFLRRSATPNPLWMPAIARCISRWGLARSRRLCRSRSTIPRIRGERGSFWRSGFHCRIVGHRILNRFWFAVALVALFMGWGGVTQFATMNTLLQTQVANDLRGRVYSVYLWSFQGIAPFGSLLIGWMTQNLSLPVTAMVCGVVCLFGLGGIQLFFPRRAQVGGLTSG, from the coding sequence ATGATTCATCAAATTCGATTATCGCTCGCCGGGCGATTCCCGGCGCTGACCTCGCGCGACTTTGCGATTTTCTGGCTGGGACATTTGCTCTCGCTGGTGGGAACATCCATGCAGAACACTGCCCAGCCTCTTCTCGCTTATCGCCTCAGCGGGCGCCCTCTCGATTTGGGCGTGATCGGGTTTGCATTCGCCCTGCCTACTTTTTTTCTGGCATTTCCTTCCGGCGTGTTAGTCGAACGGTGGGATAAACGTAAAGCGGTCATGATTCTGCAGGCAGTGATGATGATCGAGACTCTCGTTCTGGCTGTTCTTACCCTGACCGGAAGAATCCAAATCTGGCATATCATTGTTCTTTCGATGGTCTTGGGAATCGCCACCACTTTCGAGATCACTGCGCGGCAATCCATGCTGATCGAACTGGTTGGCGGGGACCTTTTGCCCAATGCCATCGCGTTGCAATCGACGGCTTTCAACATGTCGCGTGTGCTTGGTCCTGCCCTAGCGGCGCCCTTGCTCTTGATTCTGCCCTCAAACGGAGAAGGGTGGATATTCTTGTTGAACGCCTTGAGTTTCGGGGCGATACTCATCAGTTTGTTTTCGGTTCGGTTGATGCACAGAGTGGAACCGACTCCGTCGAATCAATCGATTGCCCGTGATTTTCTGGATGGAGGCAGGTACATTCTCGCGCATCGCAATATCGCGGCAATCATTTTGCTCGCCGCCATACTGGGACTTTTCGGAATGCCGGTCATGCAACAGATCCCCGTGCTGGCAAAGATGTTCTTGCGCAGGTCGGCGACACCAAATCCATTGTGGATGCCCGCAATAGCGCGTTGTATCTCGCGCTGGGGTCTGGCGCGCTCACGGCGGCTTTGTCGATCGCGTTCAACAATTCCGCGCATCAGAGGGGAGCGCGGCTCGTTTTGGAGAAGCGGCTTTCATTGTCGGATTGTTGGGCATCGCATTTTGAATCGGTTTTGGTTTGCAGTCGCGCTGGTAGCGCTCTTCATGGGCTGGGGCGGCGTGACTCAATTTGCCACCATGAATACCCTGCTCCAAACACAAGTGGCAAATGATTTGCGCGGGCGCGTGTATAGCGTGTACTTATGGTCGTTTCAGGGCATCGCGCCGTTCGGGAGTTTGCTGATCGGCTGGATGACGCAAAACCTTTCGCTCCCAGTCACCGCCATGGTCTGCGGAGTGGTGTGCTTATTCGGTTTGGGCGGGATTCAGCTGTTTTTTCCCCGCCGCGCGCAGGTCGGCGGCTTAACGTCAGGTTAG
- the selB gene encoding selenocysteine-specific translation elongation factor has protein sequence MRVIGTAGHVDHGKSTLIAALTGTHPDRLKEEQAREMTIELGFGWLTLPGGEEIGIVDAPGHRDFIENMLAGVGGLDAALLIIAADEGVMPQTKEHLAILDLLEIPAGLIALTKCDLASDPGWLDLLEADIRAIVKDTALRDAPIVRVSARTKTGLDDLISNLQSLLGSQPARPDLNRPRLPIDRVFSMSGFGTVVTGTLSDGQLKVGDEVEILPTGIKGRVRGLQTHKKKEDIAIPGSRTAVNISGVEAESVRRGDVLARPNQYQPARRLDARIRILNDATTGLKHNDEVKFFVGASEAIATVRLLGTEEVQPGSEGWIQLELREPVVAARGDRYILRRPSPGETLGGGRIVDHQPKGRHKRFDESVLRSLESLAEGSPVEVLLEAANALGIAPIKEIVLRSRLDARIAEDSLPQLLNRNTLVLLESGQLTANSEILAGTMKHWSQLREQIARLVEEHHQSFPLRRGIPREELKSKLKVTPRIFNAVLARMGAERSIVDHASTISLPGHEVRFTAGEQATLEKMKRKFEANPFSPPSVKDCQAEVGEDVLNALIELGEFMPVSADVIFRASDYDSMKEKIKRSIETHGKISLAEVRDTFNTSRKYAQALLEHFDAIGFTKRDGDFRKLRN, from the coding sequence ATGCGAGTCATCGGAACAGCCGGTCACGTTGATCACGGAAAATCCACGCTCATAGCCGCGCTCACGGGCACACATCCCGACCGCCTCAAAGAAGAACAGGCGCGCGAAATGACCATCGAACTTGGCTTTGGCTGGCTCACCCTGCCAGGCGGAGAAGAGATCGGTATTGTGGACGCGCCGGGTCACCGCGATTTCATCGAAAACATGCTGGCAGGCGTAGGCGGACTCGACGCCGCGCTCCTCATCATCGCCGCAGATGAGGGCGTGATGCCGCAAACAAAAGAACATCTCGCCATTTTGGATTTGCTGGAGATTCCCGCCGGCTTGATCGCGCTAACCAAATGCGACCTCGCTTCAGACCCAGGGTGGCTTGATCTGCTCGAAGCCGACATTCGCGCCATCGTGAAGGACACCGCCCTGCGCGACGCGCCCATCGTCCGCGTTTCTGCCAGGACAAAAACAGGACTCGATGATTTAATTTCCAATCTCCAATCTCTGCTGGGAAGTCAACCCGCCCGCCCCGATCTCAACCGTCCCCGCCTGCCGATCGACCGCGTCTTTAGCATGAGCGGGTTCGGCACAGTCGTCACCGGCACCTTGAGCGATGGGCAATTAAAGGTGGGCGATGAAGTTGAAATTCTGCCCACCGGAATTAAAGGAAGAGTGCGCGGTTTGCAAACTCACAAGAAAAAAGAGGACATCGCCATCCCTGGCTCGCGCACCGCAGTGAACATCTCCGGCGTGGAAGCGGAATCCGTCCGCCGGGGAGATGTGCTCGCCCGTCCGAATCAATATCAACCTGCCCGCAGACTCGACGCGCGAATCCGAATACTAAACGATGCGACGACAGGCTTGAAACACAACGACGAGGTCAAATTCTTTGTCGGCGCAAGCGAGGCAATTGCCACAGTTCGATTGTTGGGAACCGAAGAGGTACAGCCCGGTAGCGAAGGTTGGATACAACTTGAACTACGCGAGCCGGTCGTTGCCGCGCGCGGCGACCGTTATATCCTGCGGCGCCCGTCGCCCGGCGAAACTTTAGGCGGCGGCAGGATCGTGGATCACCAGCCCAAGGGCAGGCATAAACGCTTCGACGAATCCGTGTTGCGATCATTGGAGTCGCTGGCAGAAGGCTCGCCCGTAGAGGTTCTACTCGAAGCCGCGAACGCCCTCGGCATCGCGCCCATCAAAGAAATCGTTTTGCGCTCGCGGCTGGATGCGCGCATCGCCGAAGATTCACTGCCGCAATTGTTGAATAGGAATACCCTTGTGCTTCTCGAAAGCGGGCAACTCACAGCCAACAGTGAAATTCTCGCGGGCACAATGAAGCATTGGAGTCAACTGCGCGAACAGATCGCCCGCCTCGTTGAAGAGCATCATCAGTCTTTTCCACTGCGGCGCGGCATACCGCGCGAAGAACTCAAAAGCAAATTGAAGGTGACGCCGCGTATTTTTAACGCTGTTCTTGCGCGAATGGGCGCCGAGCGTTCGATCGTGGATCACGCCTCAACGATTTCCCTGCCGGGGCATGAGGTCCGCTTCACGGCGGGCGAGCAGGCAACACTTGAGAAAATGAAGCGCAAGTTTGAGGCAAATCCGTTCAGCCCGCCGAGCGTCAAGGATTGCCAGGCAGAAGTTGGAGAGGATGTCCTTAACGCGCTGATCGAACTCGGCGAATTTATGCCGGTGTCAGCCGATGTCATATTTCGCGCATCCGATTATGATTCCATGAAGGAAAAGATCAAGCGCAGTATCGAGACACACGGTAAAATTTCGCTCGCGGAAGTCAGAGACACATTCAACACCAGCCGAAAGTATGCGCAGGCTTTGCTCGAACATTTTGACGCGATCGGCTTTACCAAACGCGATGGCGATTTCAGGAAGTTGAGGAACTAA
- a CDS encoding M23 family metallopeptidase, with translation MAPGHWLIVPGGKREFISWSAPLGVTRENPASARVLGPGACEPVTGGAVGFGTFVWPASQHARSGFDYSPGTNHWGIDIAGNEGEGAYATDAGVIVYAGWNNYGYGNMIMVDHGNNFQSLYAHLSGISVVCGQSVGQGDLIGIIGNTGRSSGSHLHFEIRAISSWVNPWDVLPPP, from the coding sequence ATTGCCCCCGGGCACTGGCTGATCGTGCCGGGCGGAAAACGCGAGTTCATTTCATGGAGCGCCCCGCTCGGGGTGACGCGCGAAAACCCCGCTTCGGCGCGCGTGTTGGGACCCGGCGCATGCGAACCGGTGACCGGAGGCGCAGTAGGTTTTGGAACATTCGTTTGGCCCGCAAGCCAGCACGCCCGCTCCGGTTTCGATTATTCGCCCGGCACAAATCACTGGGGTATCGACATCGCCGGCAATGAGGGCGAAGGCGCATACGCCACAGACGCTGGCGTGATCGTGTATGCGGGCTGGAACAACTACGGGTACGGCAATATGATCATGGTGGATCATGGGAATAACTTCCAATCGCTGTATGCGCACCTCAGCGGAATCAGCGTGGTGTGCGGACAAAGCGTCGGACAGGGAGACCTGATCGGCATCATCGGCAACACAGGGCGGTCAAGCGGTTCACACCTGCATTTTGAGATCCGCGCCATCTCATCCTGGGTCAACCCGTGGGATGTGCTGCCGCCGCCATAA
- a CDS encoding response regulator, with protein sequence MSNKTVLIIEDEGDAAELFAEMMRVSGFRVLKVSNSAPAIDLISSEKPDLIILDIMMPGISGLDILHHMHHDPALTNIPVVVVSAKACPLPISNAAWKPGEDLPDQTRRFPGIERSSDTRPRRITL encoded by the coding sequence ATGTCAAACAAAACCGTGTTGATCATCGAAGACGAAGGCGACGCCGCCGAACTGTTCGCCGAGATGATGCGCGTCAGCGGCTTTCGCGTCCTGAAAGTTTCGAATAGCGCTCCCGCCATCGACCTGATCTCTTCCGAGAAACCCGATCTCATCATCCTCGATATCATGATGCCCGGCATCTCCGGGCTCGACATCCTGCACCACATGCATCACGATCCCGCCTTGACGAACATACCTGTTGTAGTCGTGTCAGCCAAAGCTTGCCCCCTGCCGATATCAAACGCGGCATGGAAGCCGGGCGAAGATTTACCTGACCAAACCCGTCGGTTTCCAGGAATTGAAAGAAGCAGTGACACGCGCCCTCGGCGAATAACTTTATGA